A genomic window from Providencia alcalifaciens includes:
- the ahpF gene encoding alkyl hydroperoxide reductase subunit F, which yields MLDNNLQAQLKAYLERLTKPVELVSNLDDSAKSIEIKQLLEQIASLSDKVTVREEHDAAQRTPSFLITNPGTHIGVRFAGSPLGHEFTSLVLALLQVGGHPSKEAQELLDQVKGLEGDFNFETYYSLSCHNCPDVVQALNLMAVLNPNISHTAIDGALFQNEIDERNIMGVPAVFLNGKEFGQGRMTLSEIVSKVDTNADARAAKAISERDPFEVLIIGSGPAGASAAVYTARKGIRTGVIGERFGGQVMDTVDIENYISVLKTEGAILAGALKNHVDSYKVDVIDGQSVTKLIPAEEMGGYHQIETASGGVMKARSIIIATGARWRNMGVPGEQEYRTKGVTFCPHCDGPLFKGKRVAVIGGGNSGIEAAIDLAGIVEHVTVLEFASELKADSVLQAKARSMSNIDIILNAQTLEVKGDGSKMTSLEYKDRTDESVHSLEVAGAFVQIGLLPNTNWLGDTVARNRMGEIEVDARNETSVKGVFAAGDCTTVPYKQIIISAGEGAKAALSAFDYLIRTSTRTAE from the coding sequence GTGAAGAGCACGATGCTGCACAAAGAACACCTTCATTTTTAATCACCAACCCAGGGACTCATATTGGCGTGCGTTTTGCAGGCTCACCATTAGGCCATGAATTTACCTCTTTAGTGCTGGCACTCCTGCAAGTGGGTGGTCATCCATCCAAAGAAGCACAAGAATTGTTGGATCAAGTGAAAGGGCTCGAAGGCGACTTTAACTTTGAAACTTACTATTCATTATCTTGCCATAACTGCCCTGACGTCGTGCAGGCGCTGAACTTAATGGCAGTATTGAATCCGAACATCAGCCATACGGCGATTGATGGTGCGCTGTTCCAAAACGAAATTGACGAACGCAACATCATGGGTGTTCCCGCTGTTTTCTTAAACGGCAAAGAATTTGGTCAAGGCCGCATGACATTAAGCGAAATCGTGAGCAAGGTGGATACCAATGCTGACGCGCGTGCGGCAAAAGCGATTAGCGAACGTGACCCATTTGAAGTTCTGATCATCGGTAGTGGTCCTGCGGGTGCATCCGCTGCGGTTTATACTGCGCGTAAAGGTATTCGTACTGGTGTTATTGGTGAGCGTTTCGGTGGGCAAGTCATGGATACCGTTGATATCGAAAACTATATTTCGGTATTAAAAACTGAAGGCGCAATTTTAGCTGGTGCTCTGAAAAATCATGTAGATAGCTACAAAGTGGATGTGATTGATGGTCAATCAGTGACTAAACTTATCCCTGCTGAAGAAATGGGCGGATATCATCAAATCGAAACCGCATCAGGCGGTGTGATGAAGGCGCGCAGTATCATTATCGCCACTGGTGCACGCTGGAGAAACATGGGTGTTCCGGGCGAACAAGAGTACCGCACAAAAGGGGTAACATTCTGTCCTCACTGTGATGGCCCACTGTTTAAAGGCAAGCGTGTTGCGGTAATCGGTGGCGGTAACTCCGGTATCGAAGCGGCTATCGATTTAGCAGGTATTGTTGAGCATGTGACGGTATTGGAATTCGCGTCAGAATTGAAAGCGGACTCCGTGTTACAAGCTAAAGCCCGTAGCATGAGCAATATCGATATTATTTTGAATGCACAAACCCTTGAAGTTAAAGGTGATGGTAGCAAAATGACCAGCTTAGAGTACAAAGACCGCACTGATGAAAGCGTGCACTCTTTGGAAGTGGCAGGTGCGTTTGTTCAAATCGGTTTATTACCAAATACCAATTGGTTAGGCGATACTGTTGCTCGCAACCGTATGGGTGAAATTGAAGTCGATGCTCGTAACGAAACCAGCGTGAAGGGTGTATTCGCTGCTGGCGACTGTACAACCGTGCCTTACAAACAAATTATCATTTCCGCCGGAGAGGGGGCCAAAGCCGCATTGAGCGCATTTGACTACCTTATCCGCACAAGTACCAGAACCGCTGAATAG